A genomic segment from Pseudomonadota bacterium encodes:
- a CDS encoding shikimate kinase, translating to MNIVLIGYRGTGKSEVAKVLSEKLKMKSIGMDAEIVNKAGLTIPQIVEKYGWDKFRSIETEIALGVSKLDNVIVDTGGGVIERPENIEALKKNGIIFWLKASVDVIVARIESGTERPALTQGKTFTEEVAEVLDRRTAKYKSAAKHEIDTDHITPNQVSDRIVEILNKK from the coding sequence ATGAATATTGTATTGATAGGATACCGCGGAACAGGAAAAAGTGAAGTTGCAAAAGTTCTCTCCGAAAAACTCAAAATGAAAAGCATAGGCATGGATGCCGAAATTGTTAATAAAGCAGGTCTTACAATTCCGCAAATTGTTGAAAAATACGGCTGGGATAAATTCCGCAGCATAGAAACAGAAATTGCCCTTGGTGTTTCAAAGCTTGATAATGTTATCGTTGATACCGGAGGAGGCGTTATTGAGCGGCCGGAAAACATTGAAGCTCTTAAAAAAAACGGAATCATATTCTGGCTAAAGGCTTCTGTGGATGTTATTGTTGCACGCATTGAATCCGGAACCGAGCGGCCTGCTTTAACTCAAGGAAAAACATTTACCGAAGAAGTTGCAGAGGTTCTTGACAGAAGAACAGCTAAATACAAAAGCGCTGCTAAACATGAAATAGATACTGACCATATAACTCCAAATCAGGTTTCAGACAGGATTGTTGAAATCCTGAATAAGAAATAG
- a CDS encoding shikimate dehydrogenase, producing the protein MKKLTSIGTGTKLCAVIGNPISHSLSPAIHNAGYDALDLDFVYVSFRVEDVKNALSGMRELENFRGMSVTIPHKIAIIDLVDEISDLDKNIGSINTVINENGKLFGLGTDGPGALKAIRNAGVNLEGKNVLMLGSGGAARAIAFTIAHNTGLAKLTLLDIDADMLKKLASDLKAGTDTSIDSDMLTDETLSANMKDANLVIHCTPIGMHPKEDASLVPADLFKPGQVIFDVVYTPLKTKLLKDAEAHGLKTISGVEMFINQAVLQFERFTGVNAPEEVMRKVVMEHLNS; encoded by the coding sequence ATGAAAAAACTAACATCAATAGGTACAGGGACTAAACTGTGCGCAGTTATTGGAAACCCAATTTCTCACAGCCTTTCACCAGCTATACATAACGCAGGTTATGATGCACTTGATCTGGATTTTGTTTATGTGTCATTTAGGGTTGAAGATGTAAAAAATGCATTGTCCGGTATGAGAGAGCTTGAAAATTTCAGGGGGATGAGTGTTACTATTCCACATAAAATTGCAATAATTGATCTTGTGGATGAAATATCTGATCTGGATAAAAATATAGGTTCCATAAATACAGTTATAAATGAAAACGGCAAACTGTTCGGTTTGGGTACAGATGGACCTGGTGCTCTTAAGGCAATCCGCAATGCAGGTGTGAATCTTGAAGGGAAAAATGTATTGATGCTTGGTTCAGGCGGTGCAGCACGCGCTATAGCGTTTACTATAGCACATAATACAGGCCTTGCAAAACTCACACTTCTTGATATCGACGCTGATATGCTAAAAAAACTGGCCTCTGATCTTAAAGCAGGTACAGATACATCTATTGATTCGGATATGCTTACAGATGAAACTTTATCTGCAAATATGAAAGACGCAAATCTTGTTATACACTGCACACCAATCGGAATGCACCCAAAGGAAGATGCCTCACTTGTTCCGGCAGATCTGTTTAAGCCAGGACAGGTAATTTTTGATGTTGTTTATACTCCGCTTAAAACAAAACTGCTGAAAGACGCAGAAGCTCACGGTCTTAAAACTATTTCCGGGGTAGAAATGTTTATCAATCAGGCAGTACTTCAATTTGAACGCTTTACCGGTGTAAATGCTCCGGAAGAAGTAATGCGCAAAGTGGTTATGGAGCATCTTAACTCATGA
- a CDS encoding long-chain fatty acid--CoA ligase, with protein MNISYLLVNSAGKYPDKTAIISEDKVFSYKEFNARVNCLADAMRQHDLKAGDRVAIMFFNSHQFAEVYFAAIKSGAVATPVNFRFVADEIEYIINHSETDFFFFGKEFEETISSACRTLPAVKHFVCVDAQKDGFAHDYEMFLSYGKADENLVDAKENDPCQIMYTSGTTGKPKGAVITHGNILWNLHNTILGREDRSKEVSLIIGPMYHTAGLNNHFTIQIALGGTCILIKKFEPETVLRYIEEKSVNVISGAPSMFNILLQHPKLDDYNTSSITKCTSGAAILPVEVKKKLLKVFPNSNGVYDVYGCTEASPTITILKGNDSFRKHGSVGRAVNFLQARVVDEDGNSMPADQAGELICKGPNIMQEYYKDSKATKEAIKNGWLYTGDMATVDKEGYFYIVDRKKDMISSGGENIYPREIEEVLFGHPAIADAAVVGIPDAVWGETVKAFVVLKTGMTMSEQEVINYCKKHLASYKKPRAVSFVESIPKNPSGKVLKRLLKEL; from the coding sequence ATGAACATTTCATATCTTCTGGTAAACAGTGCAGGAAAATATCCGGATAAGACAGCAATTATTTCGGAAGATAAAGTATTTTCGTATAAAGAATTTAATGCAAGAGTAAACTGTCTGGCTGACGCTATGAGGCAACACGATCTTAAAGCAGGAGACCGGGTTGCAATAATGTTTTTCAACAGCCATCAGTTTGCAGAAGTATATTTTGCCGCTATAAAATCCGGAGCGGTTGCAACACCGGTCAATTTTCGTTTTGTGGCAGATGAGATCGAATACATTATAAATCATTCCGAAACCGATTTCTTTTTCTTTGGGAAAGAGTTCGAAGAAACAATTTCTTCTGCTTGCCGCACACTGCCGGCAGTAAAGCATTTTGTATGCGTGGATGCACAAAAAGATGGTTTCGCCCATGATTATGAAATGTTTTTGTCTTACGGAAAAGCGGATGAAAATTTGGTTGATGCAAAAGAAAACGATCCCTGCCAAATAATGTATACATCAGGCACAACCGGAAAACCAAAAGGTGCGGTTATTACCCACGGCAATATCTTATGGAATCTCCATAATACAATTTTGGGCAGAGAAGACCGGAGCAAAGAAGTATCTCTGATCATCGGCCCTATGTATCATACGGCCGGTTTGAATAATCATTTTACCATACAGATAGCCTTAGGCGGTACATGCATTCTGATTAAAAAATTCGAGCCTGAAACTGTATTAAGATATATCGAAGAAAAAAGTGTGAATGTTATATCCGGCGCCCCCTCTATGTTTAACATACTACTCCAACACCCGAAGCTTGATGATTATAACACTTCCTCCATTACCAAATGCACATCAGGAGCAGCTATACTGCCTGTTGAGGTCAAGAAAAAACTTTTAAAAGTTTTTCCCAATTCAAACGGAGTTTATGATGTGTATGGGTGTACCGAGGCATCTCCAACTATTACCATATTAAAAGGAAATGATTCTTTTAGAAAGCACGGATCAGTGGGACGTGCCGTAAATTTCTTGCAGGCCAGAGTGGTTGATGAAGATGGAAATTCCATGCCTGCGGATCAAGCCGGAGAGCTTATCTGCAAAGGTCCGAATATAATGCAGGAATACTACAAAGACAGCAAAGCAACAAAAGAAGCGATTAAAAACGGTTGGCTTTATACCGGAGATATGGCAACAGTAGATAAAGAAGGGTATTTCTATATAGTGGACAGGAAGAAAGACATGATTTCAAGCGGAGGGGAAAATATTTATCCGCGAGAGATTGAAGAAGTACTTTTCGGACATCCGGCTATTGCTGATGCAGCCGTTGTCGGAATTCCCGATGCCGTTTGGGGTGAAACCGTCAAGGCTTTTGTGGTTTTGAAAACAGGAATGACTATGAGTGAGCAGGAAGTTATAAATTATTGTAAAAAGCACCTTGCAAGTTACAAAAAGCCAAGAGCGGTAAGTTTTGTTGAATCCATTCCTAAAAATCCGTCAGGTAAAGTCTTGAAAAGGCTGCTTAAAGAACTTTAG
- a CDS encoding glutamate--tRNA ligase, with amino-acid sequence MKKQVVVRFAPSPTGYLHIGGARTAIFNWLYARKTGGKFILRIEDTDAERSTENSIEGIIEGLKWLGLLWDEGPNFQSQHIEEHQRAAQKLLETGYAYKCFCTKEDIETKREDALKSKTTYSYDRTCRNLTCDQTAKKEADGLPYAIRLKVPDGPGSVVFNDAVYGTIEKKYADMEDFIIVRSNGKPLYVLSNAVDDIRDKVTHIIRGQDGLANTPKQILLYNALGATLPVFAHMSLTLDPKKAKISKRNHGELVAVHFYRQNGFLPWALVNFLVLLGWATTESKEIFSKEELIEAFSLEGISRANSVFNINKDDPKYFTDPKAINVNAHYLRTIPVEELLPYVKKQLEGGSLWNDEFETNRKKEFIDIIGLVRSRFHLLTDFTTTGRAYFSDDYPINADALKKNILKHPELINWLSNLADRINTIENFNAKTIEKVIMDMAGDIGTKPGILVNGIRIAVTGQAVGPDFIKSLITIGQNKVTERLAKSPLLFEDAIS; translated from the coding sequence ATGAAAAAACAGGTTGTTGTGAGATTTGCACCAAGCCCCACCGGTTATTTGCATATTGGAGGTGCGAGAACTGCGATCTTTAACTGGCTTTATGCACGTAAAACCGGCGGCAAATTCATATTAAGAATTGAAGATACAGATGCCGAAAGATCCACGGAAAATTCTATAGAAGGAATAATTGAAGGATTAAAATGGCTCGGACTTTTATGGGATGAAGGCCCGAATTTTCAGAGCCAACACATTGAAGAACATCAAAGGGCTGCACAAAAACTTCTTGAAACCGGTTATGCGTATAAATGTTTCTGCACTAAAGAAGATATCGAAACAAAACGTGAAGACGCGCTTAAATCTAAAACAACTTACTCCTATGACAGGACATGCCGGAATCTTACCTGTGATCAGACTGCAAAAAAAGAAGCTGACGGATTGCCTTATGCAATCAGGCTGAAAGTTCCTGATGGTCCAGGCAGTGTAGTTTTTAATGATGCAGTTTATGGAACAATAGAAAAAAAATATGCCGATATGGAAGATTTTATCATTGTGCGTTCAAATGGAAAACCTTTATATGTGCTTTCAAATGCGGTTGACGATATAAGGGATAAGGTTACGCATATCATTCGCGGTCAGGACGGACTTGCCAATACGCCCAAGCAGATACTCTTATACAATGCTCTTGGTGCGACTTTGCCGGTTTTTGCACACATGTCTTTAACCCTTGATCCTAAGAAAGCAAAAATATCCAAACGAAACCACGGTGAACTTGTAGCCGTACATTTTTACAGACAAAACGGCTTTTTGCCCTGGGCGCTTGTTAATTTCCTGGTGCTTTTAGGCTGGGCAACAACTGAGTCAAAAGAAATTTTTTCAAAAGAAGAGCTTATCGAAGCGTTTTCTTTAGAGGGAATAAGCCGGGCAAATTCCGTTTTTAACATTAACAAGGATGATCCAAAGTACTTTACCGATCCTAAAGCTATAAATGTCAATGCCCATTATTTAAGAACAATTCCTGTAGAAGAGCTTTTGCCTTATGTAAAAAAACAGCTTGAAGGCGGGAGTTTGTGGAATGACGAATTTGAAACAAATCGAAAAAAGGAATTTATCGATATAATTGGTCTTGTCCGCAGCAGGTTTCATCTGTTAACTGATTTTACAACAACAGGCAGGGCATATTTTTCAGATGATTACCCAATAAATGCTGATGCATTGAAGAAGAACATTCTTAAGCATCCGGAACTAATAAATTGGCTTTCTAATCTTGCTGACAGGATAAATACAATAGAAAATTTCAATGCCAAAACGATTGAAAAGGTGATTATGGATATGGCAGGTGATATCGGCACTAAACCCGGAATCCTTGTAAACGGTATTCGCATTGCCGTAACAGGCCAGGCTGTTGGGCCTGATTTTATAAAATCTCTTATTACAATCGGACAGAATAAAGTGACGGAACGTCTGGCAAAAAGTCCTTTGTTATTTGAAGATGCAATTTCTTAA